The Verrucomicrobium spinosum DSM 4136 = JCM 18804 genome includes a region encoding these proteins:
- a CDS encoding portal protein: MQILAQPRAESLTTVRNRMVLKATLVKQRGARQSPLENAIKADRIAFLVRHAKSRHDSYYSALSGWRNKLDKYLLQSEDYFEFRRAAPNRNEGKKSIFDKQNDSLNLIGAFTEFFAAQAQNDLFGAQPWFAARPLGKADATLADQVTKHAMWKTSQAGLTETYCETTMLTAILGTQFTRTTWLVNTDSYEEPRTALYDAKTKKPVLTSSGEAIFDDDPILEEERPGDGEAGAPVLARFPKKDPQTDLSRGTYEYGKAFLKQDVVTYRNIKTHNLHFRDIAFDPTAPDLDLHHTDFFHSFTKGVLDIAKEYGLTDAETRELYHAAKERSESLKPESARSESAPADPDQDDPNGSIPNLPVRLIEGFMRVDALGKGQASNIYMVFAPQCEMCLKLDYLGNITPKGKLPVHAHTINRLPWRIVGRGFFERFDKVQTFVDDLFNRINWHDRKSSDPITGFDKSKLAQEDEEEDEPFNSEKPLNLKPDSKLDEAIQFKALPDLNDRTKEMLQMMVQMVQLRTGITAANQGDVAGLPEASTATGIKQLMSRAAVLLKSPIDQLKRSFTCDLEYSLLLLYTNLDEDETFAFGEGENTELIELKADAVRGLELNISLLLTQAQNQFKLENAKAAIDLLGRYIQLPEHEKTAARSLFLQALRALDFQDADSIIRAPIQDLQTLLTQLPPELQAQLGALMQHPQSASGVDSKSGPGLMQAA, translated from the coding sequence ATGCAAATCCTCGCCCAACCTCGAGCGGAGTCTCTGACCACCGTCCGCAACCGGATGGTCCTGAAGGCCACGCTGGTCAAACAGCGCGGCGCCCGTCAGAGCCCGCTGGAGAACGCCATCAAAGCGGACCGCATCGCCTTTTTGGTACGCCATGCCAAGTCGCGGCATGACTCTTACTACTCAGCCCTGTCTGGGTGGCGCAACAAGCTGGACAAGTACCTCCTGCAGTCTGAGGACTACTTCGAGTTCCGAAGGGCCGCGCCCAACCGCAACGAGGGTAAGAAGAGCATCTTCGACAAGCAGAACGACTCCCTCAATCTCATTGGAGCGTTCACCGAGTTCTTCGCGGCCCAGGCCCAGAACGATCTCTTCGGCGCACAACCATGGTTTGCCGCCCGCCCTCTTGGCAAGGCAGACGCCACGCTTGCGGACCAGGTCACCAAGCACGCCATGTGGAAGACCAGTCAGGCCGGGCTGACAGAGACCTACTGTGAGACCACCATGCTCACCGCCATCCTGGGCACGCAGTTCACACGCACCACCTGGCTGGTAAACACGGACTCCTATGAAGAGCCACGCACTGCGCTCTATGACGCGAAGACGAAGAAGCCAGTGCTGACCAGCAGTGGCGAAGCCATCTTTGACGATGATCCCATCCTCGAAGAAGAGCGCCCGGGCGATGGCGAGGCAGGAGCTCCCGTCCTCGCACGCTTCCCCAAAAAGGATCCCCAGACCGACCTCTCCCGAGGCACCTACGAATACGGCAAGGCCTTCCTGAAACAGGATGTGGTGACGTACCGCAACATCAAGACTCACAACCTTCACTTTCGGGACATCGCCTTCGACCCGACCGCACCGGATCTTGACCTCCATCACACTGACTTCTTCCACTCCTTCACCAAAGGCGTACTCGACATCGCCAAAGAGTACGGCCTCACCGATGCAGAGACCCGAGAGCTGTACCACGCAGCCAAGGAAAGGTCCGAGAGCCTCAAGCCCGAATCAGCCCGTAGCGAATCGGCCCCTGCGGACCCGGATCAGGATGATCCCAATGGCTCCATCCCCAACCTTCCAGTTCGACTCATCGAGGGGTTCATGCGTGTGGATGCCCTCGGCAAAGGTCAGGCATCCAACATCTACATGGTATTCGCCCCTCAGTGCGAGATGTGCCTGAAGCTGGACTACCTTGGCAACATCACCCCCAAGGGCAAACTCCCCGTTCACGCCCACACCATCAACAGACTCCCCTGGCGGATTGTGGGGCGCGGATTCTTTGAGCGCTTTGACAAGGTGCAAACCTTCGTGGACGACCTGTTCAACCGCATCAACTGGCATGATCGCAAGTCGAGCGATCCCATCACCGGCTTTGACAAATCAAAGCTCGCCCAGGAAGACGAGGAAGAAGACGAACCTTTCAACTCAGAGAAGCCCCTCAACCTCAAGCCGGACTCGAAGCTTGATGAGGCGATCCAGTTCAAAGCACTGCCCGACCTCAATGACCGCACCAAGGAAATGCTGCAGATGATGGTTCAGATGGTGCAGCTGCGTACGGGCATCACCGCGGCGAACCAGGGCGATGTTGCCGGGCTTCCTGAAGCGAGCACGGCCACCGGCATCAAGCAGCTGATGAGCCGTGCTGCAGTGCTGCTCAAATCCCCCATCGATCAGCTCAAACGCAGCTTCACCTGTGACCTGGAGTACTCCCTGCTGCTTCTCTACACAAACCTCGATGAGGACGAGACCTTCGCGTTCGGGGAAGGTGAAAACACGGAACTCATTGAACTCAAAGCGGATGCCGTCCGCGGGCTGGAGCTCAATATTTCCTTGCTCCTGACCCAGGCACAGAACCAGTTCAAGCTGGAGAATGCGAAGGCGGCGATCGACCTTCTCGGCCGGTACATCCAACTGCCAGAACACGAGAAGACGGCGGCGCGCTCGCTCTTCCTTCAGGCCCTGCGGGCTTTGGACTTCCAGGACGCTGATTCCATCATCAGAGCGCCCATCCAGGACCTGCAAACCTTGCTGACACAACTGCCCCCTGAACTGCAAGCTCAACTGGGTGCATTGATGCAGCATCCGCAATCTGCAAGCGGAGTTGACTCCAAGTCGGGTCCCGGATTGATGCAAGCCGCATAG
- a CDS encoding zeta toxin family protein, giving the protein MKAFGADVTLDKRGLPVPPRTPPDGYPLLQPTREKKTAILDEGHVLVRAGLLPVGLEFPRRELRQVIVNYFLGTGAPVQEGALPTVTAAAGGGASGKSTVLDALRKSGLTTVEGAVTVNPDDIAELIPEFDRIVQAGDSGASELVHQEASQISGALMDAVLALPVGQRPHIIYDSTLSRRESALRHFNRWHQAGFQVQLLGVTIDVHEAETRAAVRAKKSGRWIPSNRLLEAHQGFNQPIKDYVSLVDRAHLYDTSTHEVKLVVSKESRDGQIEIANRDIWDIITKRGATPLALSSGTFPNTSPLK; this is encoded by the coding sequence TTGAAGGCCTTTGGCGCAGACGTGACGCTGGACAAACGCGGTCTCCCTGTGCCGCCACGCACGCCGCCCGATGGGTATCCCCTTCTGCAACCCACTCGTGAAAAGAAAACTGCGATTTTGGATGAAGGCCATGTACTGGTGCGCGCTGGATTGCTTCCAGTTGGCCTGGAATTTCCACGAAGAGAATTGAGACAAGTCATTGTGAACTATTTCCTAGGCACGGGTGCGCCGGTGCAGGAAGGAGCCCTGCCCACCGTAACGGCAGCGGCAGGAGGGGGTGCCTCAGGCAAGAGCACCGTCCTGGATGCCCTCCGCAAGTCGGGTCTGACTACCGTGGAAGGTGCCGTGACGGTAAATCCAGATGACATCGCAGAGCTCATCCCTGAATTTGATCGAATCGTGCAAGCTGGAGACAGTGGGGCTTCGGAGTTGGTGCACCAGGAGGCCAGTCAGATTTCTGGTGCTCTGATGGATGCAGTGCTCGCGTTACCAGTCGGGCAGCGCCCCCATATCATCTATGACAGCACATTGAGCCGTCGTGAAAGTGCCTTGCGTCATTTCAACCGATGGCACCAGGCAGGGTTTCAAGTGCAGCTCCTCGGCGTTACAATTGATGTTCATGAAGCCGAAACCCGCGCTGCCGTTCGGGCAAAGAAGTCAGGCCGCTGGATTCCTTCCAACAGACTCCTCGAAGCCCACCAGGGGTTCAACCAGCCCATCAAGGACTATGTGAGCCTTGTTGATAGAGCCCATTTGTACGATACAAGTACCCATGAGGTGAAGCTTGTTGTCAGCAAGGAGTCTCGGGATGGACAAATTGAAATTGCAAATCGCGATATCTGGGATATCATCACCAAGAGAGGAGCAACACCATTAGCTTTGAGTTCCGGGACATTTCCAAATACCTCGCCCCTGAAGTGA
- a CDS encoding WG repeat-containing protein, protein MSMPAEKTNYRWRSSIACIALTFALGLACGCDKRAEEPGTRLRSWTNRGDMQGDGRRGYVRQDGSWQIRPRFDVAHEFSEELALVRMYGTSSPFSYISPSGKTVIDAIHFDSGKVVKSDRWLAAGNFSNNVALVALEGRYVIIDRAGRALAKVAADVGVDVAYGSKGLLQSEFEGGLAALEVDGEYGAIDPSGKWVIKPSYYLLSGFRDGMAVATRRRDKSSKRGVIDAGGRVVLPIEHDWVSIADKSHFVVTEGKLSGILRDDGVWTVPLAEVDIGGFSDGISTIKLKNGECKLIEPSGKVVANLPWAQCGYFSEGLCWVRSPGEAGYIDKSGVMRFTVPPNYTYLRPFLHGLTEIIDKESGDVCLIDTSGKVLWKERIEKMSWP, encoded by the coding sequence ATGTCCATGCCCGCTGAGAAAACAAACTACAGGTGGAGATCGAGCATCGCTTGCATTGCCCTCACCTTTGCACTTGGTCTGGCCTGCGGCTGCGACAAGCGGGCGGAAGAACCGGGCACGCGTCTTCGCTCCTGGACCAACCGCGGTGACATGCAGGGTGATGGCAGGCGCGGCTATGTACGGCAGGATGGATCATGGCAGATCCGGCCCCGGTTTGATGTTGCCCATGAGTTCTCCGAGGAACTCGCTCTGGTGCGCATGTATGGGACATCCAGTCCCTTCAGCTATATCTCGCCGTCAGGCAAAACGGTCATAGATGCGATTCACTTTGATTCGGGCAAGGTTGTGAAGTCTGATCGATGGCTTGCAGCGGGTAATTTTTCCAATAATGTCGCATTGGTGGCGCTTGAGGGCAGGTACGTCATCATTGACAGGGCAGGCAGGGCCCTGGCGAAGGTGGCAGCCGATGTAGGCGTGGATGTGGCCTATGGCAGCAAGGGGCTCCTGCAAAGCGAGTTCGAAGGCGGCTTGGCTGCGCTTGAGGTCGATGGGGAATACGGGGCGATCGATCCATCGGGGAAATGGGTCATCAAGCCTTCCTATTATCTTTTGTCGGGTTTTCGGGACGGCATGGCCGTCGCCACCAGGAGGCGGGACAAGTCATCTAAACGCGGGGTGATTGATGCTGGCGGTCGGGTGGTCCTGCCCATTGAGCATGACTGGGTGTCCATCGCAGACAAATCACACTTCGTGGTGACGGAAGGCAAACTGTCCGGCATCTTGCGTGATGACGGCGTGTGGACTGTTCCCCTCGCAGAAGTAGATATCGGCGGGTTCTCAGATGGCATCAGTACTATCAAGCTCAAAAACGGTGAATGTAAGCTCATCGAGCCCAGCGGAAAGGTGGTCGCGAATCTCCCCTGGGCCCAATGCGGCTATTTTTCTGAAGGATTGTGCTGGGTGCGGTCCCCCGGTGAGGCTGGATACATCGACAAGTCTGGTGTCATGCGTTTCACTGTGCCGCCCAACTACACCTACCTGCGACCGTTCTTGCACGGACTGACGGAGATCATCGACAAAGAGTCAGGAGATGTCTGCCTCATTGACACCTCAGGAAAAGTCCTCTGGAAGGAGAGAATCGAAAAAATGAGCTGGCCTTGA